The following are from one region of the Klebsiella aerogenes genome:
- the coaD gene encoding pantetheine-phosphate adenylyltransferase has product MGTKAIYPGTFDPITNGHIDIVTRAAGMFDKVLLAIAASPSKKPMFSLDERIALAEQATAHLVNVEVIGFSDLMANFARAQQANILIRGLRAVADFEYEMQLAHMNRHLMPTLESVFLMPCKEWSFISSSLVKEVARHQGDVSHFLPANVHQALLDKLK; this is encoded by the coding sequence ATGGGCACAAAAGCGATCTATCCGGGCACCTTCGACCCTATTACCAACGGCCATATCGATATCGTCACCCGCGCGGCAGGCATGTTTGATAAGGTTTTACTGGCGATCGCCGCCAGTCCGAGCAAAAAACCGATGTTCAGCCTCGACGAGCGCATTGCGCTGGCGGAACAGGCAACAGCGCATCTGGTTAACGTTGAGGTGATTGGCTTTAGCGATTTGATGGCCAATTTCGCCCGCGCGCAACAGGCGAACATTTTGATTCGCGGTCTGCGGGCGGTAGCGGATTTCGAATATGAGATGCAGCTGGCGCACATGAACCGCCACCTGATGCCAACACTGGAAAGCGTGTTCCTGATGCCGTGCAAAGAGTGGTCGTTTATCTCTTCATCACTGGTTAAGGAAGTGGCGCGCCACCAGGGCGATGTCTCCCACTTCCTGCCAGCCAACGTGCATCAGGCGCTGCTGGATAAGCTGAAGTAA
- a CDS encoding glycosyltransferase family 2 protein: MSTRLSVVMIAKNAADLLADCLASVSWADEVVVLDSGSTDNTVELARSLGAQVYTNTDWQGYGIQRQRAQDYASHDWVLMIDTDERVTPELKQSILKVLDAPQRGVIYSIARRNYFLGRFMRHSGWYPDRVMRLYERARYRYNDNLVHESLDSLGAEVVPLSGDLLHLTCRDFSGFQQKQLAYAAAWALERHQKGKKTSLAGIFSHTLGAFVKTLLLRGGVLDGKQGWLLAVVNAQYTFNKYTELWALSRGYSEKV; the protein is encoded by the coding sequence ATGTCGACCCGACTGTCCGTCGTGATGATCGCCAAAAACGCGGCCGATCTGTTAGCCGATTGCCTGGCGTCGGTAAGCTGGGCGGATGAAGTGGTGGTGTTGGATTCCGGCAGCACCGACAACACCGTCGAACTGGCCCGCAGCCTTGGCGCGCAGGTCTACACCAACACCGACTGGCAGGGCTACGGCATCCAGCGCCAGCGCGCACAAGATTACGCGAGCCACGACTGGGTGCTGATGATTGATACCGACGAGCGCGTCACACCCGAGCTAAAACAATCTATTCTCAAGGTACTGGACGCGCCGCAGCGCGGCGTTATTTACAGTATCGCCCGGCGTAACTATTTCCTCGGGCGCTTTATGCGCCACAGCGGTTGGTATCCCGACCGAGTGATGCGCCTGTACGAACGCGCGCGTTACCGCTATAACGATAATCTGGTTCATGAATCTCTGGATAGCCTCGGCGCCGAAGTGGTGCCGCTAAGCGGCGACCTGCTGCATCTGACCTGCCGTGATTTCTCCGGCTTCCAGCAAAAACAGCTGGCGTATGCAGCCGCCTGGGCGCTTGAGCGCCACCAGAAGGGCAAGAAGACCTCCCTGGCGGGTATTTTCAGCCATACGCTGGGCGCCTTCGTGAAAACGCTGCTGCTGCGCGGCGGCGTGCTGGATGGAAAACAAGGTTGGCTACTGGCGGTAGTCAACGCGCAATACACGTTTAATAAATACACCGAGCTGTGGGCGCTGAGCCGCGGCTACTCGGAGAAAGTGTAA